CAACTATCGCCCGCGGACCCAGGGCGATCCGACGCGCATCGCCGAGGCGGTGCAGTTGATCGCCGGGGCCCGGCGGCCCATCCTCTACACGGGCGGCGGGGTCATCAACGCCGGCCCCCGGGCCGCCGCCCTGCTGAGGGAATTCGCCGCCCTGACCGGCGCGCCGGTGACCTCGACCCTGATGGGCCTGGGCGCCTTCCCCGCCTCGGATGACAAGTGGCTGGGCATGCTGGGCATGCACGGCAGCTTCGAGGCCAACAACGCCATGCACGACTGCGACGTCATGGTCGCCATCGGCGCGCGCTTTGACGACCGGGTCACCGGCAAGCTCGACGCCTTCTCGCCGGGCTCGCGGAAGATCCACATCGACATCGACCCGTCCTCGATCTCCAAGAACGTGCGGGCCGATATCGGCATCGTCGGCGACGCCGCCAGCGTGCTGGAGGACATGATCGCCGCCTGGAAGGCCCGCGGCCTGTCCAACGACGCCGGGGCCCTGGCGGAATGGTGGCGGCAGATCGAGGCCTGGCGGGCGCGCAAGTCGTTCCGCTATGCGCCCTCCGCCGACAGCATCAAGCCGCAGTACGCCATCGAGCGCCTCTACGCCCTGACGCGGGACAAGGACGTCTACATCACGACCGAGGTGGGCCAGCACCAGATGTGGGCGGCCCAGTTCTTCCACTTCGAGGAGCCGAACCGCTGGATGACCTCCGGGGGTCTCGGCACCATGGGCTATGGCCTGCCCGCCGCGGTGGGCGTGCAGCTGGCCCACCCGGACAGCCTGGTCATCGACATCGGCGGCGACGCCAGCGTGCAGATGACCATGCAGGAGATGTCGACGGCCATCCAGTACGGCCTGCCGATCAAGATCTTCATCCTGAACAACGAGTGGATGGGCATGGTGCGCCAGTGGCAGCAGCTGCTGCATGGCGAGCGCTATTCGCACTCCTACTCGGCCAGCCTGCCCGACTTCGTGAAGATGGCCGAGGCCTTTGGCTGCCTGGGCCTCCGGGCCCGGACCCCGGCCGAGCTGGATGACGCCATCCGTCAGATGATCGACTATCCCGGTCCCGTCATCTTCGACTGCTGCGTCACCAAGGAGGAGAACTGCTTCCCCATGATCCCCTCGGGCAAGGCGCACAACGACATGATCCTGGCCGAGGAGACCCGCGACCTGGGATCGATCATCGACGACGCCGGCAAGCGCCTGGTCTAGGTCCTGAGCCGGGACGAAGGGGAGATCAGGCCGCTCGGCTGACCCCTCCGGTCCGCTACGCGGTTCACCTCCCCCTCGGGAGGGAATGACCCGGCAATTGCTCCCCCAAGGGGGAGCTCCGGACGAAGTCCGGTGAGGGGGTCAACGGCGACTCGGGAGACCCCCTCCGGCCCGCTGGGCGGTCCACCTCCCCCTGGGGGGAGGAATTGGGGGGCTGTTTCTTCCCATCCGGGGGGCCTGCCGGCGGCAGGGGTCAGGAGACCCTGGGCGCCTCGACCAGGACGAGAGAGCCCTCGGGGCCCGGGGCCGGCAGGGCGTCCAGGTCGCCACGGTCCAGCCAGGCGAGGCCCTCGGCGAGGGTGAGGATGACCGGCTGGCGGTCGTGGATGCGCGACATGTCCGTGCCCGCCGGCCGGGTGATGACGGCGAAGCTGTCGAGGCCCTGGGGCAGGTCGGCGGGGCGGGACCGGGCGCAGAGGCCGGCCAGGAAGCGGACAGGGCCGGACGCGGCGTCCGCCGGCCAGGAGACCTCCCAGCGCCGCTTGGGCTGGCCCTTCCGCCACCCCGGCGGGGCGTCGTACTCGAAGATCGAGGTCACGGGGGCGAGGCAGCGCCCCGACCGGACGGACTCCCGGAAGGCGGGGGTCGTCGCGGCGGTCTCGATGCGGGCGTTGGTGCACATCGCCTTCCAGTCTGAGGCGGGACCCCGGTGGAAACCCGGCACCAGCCACCAGCGAGCCTCCAGGCCCTCCAGGCCGGCTCCCGGGGCGGCGCGGCGCAGGATCGGCGCCCGGTCGGTCGGCCGGAAAGGCCGGTCCGGTGGGCGGTTGGGCTCGGCGTCCCGCCAGAGGATGTCGACCCCTGCCCCCCGGAAGGCGGCGTCATAGTCGGCGCGCCGAACCTTGAGCTGGTATTCGTTGCACACGCGCCGGGATCAGGCGGAAGCGACCGGCCCGGTCAGGCGTCGCAGGCCCAGGCCCACCCGGACCCATCCGAACCCTGCGAACAGGAGGTCTATCCCGAGCAGGAGGCCCAGGATCGTCAGGCTGGACGCCGGCCATTGCAGGAGAACCACCAGGCCCAGCAGGAGGGTGGCGGCGCCCGAAGCGGCCAGCCATCCCCAGGCGTCCGTGACCTGCCGGACCTGGAAGGCCAGGGCGATGCGGACGATGCCCGAGGCGGCGAGGCCGGCGCCGAGCATCAGGGTAAGGACCCCCGCCGCCAGTGTCGGATTGCGGAGCACCAGGATTCCGCACACGAGGTAGAGGGCCCCCAACAGGACCCAGAAAGGCGCCCGTCCGGTGCCGCGCTGGCGGAACCCGTGGACGATCTCGACGAGGCCGGCGAGGCACATGGCGACACCCACCAGGGTCACGGTGGCCAGGGTGGCGAAGGCCTGGGAGCCCAGGGCGAGGACCCCGAGGACGATCAGGACCGCCCCGACTCCAATGACCCATCCCGAGGCGCCGCGAAGGGCCTCAAGCCCGCGAAGGACCCGGCCGCGAAGGGCCTCCAGGATTTCAGATTCTTCCGTCACGGCGCCCTCCCCGGCCTGCTGTCCAGGGAGGCTGCGCCCCGCCCCGACGGGGTGTCAAGGCGGGGCGGCCGGGCCGGGAGATCAGGCCTTGAGCTTCATCGCCCCGAGATAGTCGCGCTTGCCGAGGGGCGCGCCCTTCTGCCGGAGGATGTCGTAGGCGGTGGCGGCGTGGAAATGCAGGTTGGGCAGGGAGAAAGACATCAGGAAACCCTCGGCCGTGAAGGGGATCTGCCCCTGGCCGATCCTGAAGACGACGTCCTTGCCTTCCAGGGCGTTGACCTCCTCCGGGGACAGGGCCTTCAGCCGGGCCAGGGCGTCTGCGACCAGGGCCTCGAGGCCGGCGTAGTCCAGCTCCTTCGGCCCCGGCGGGCCGAATTCCCCGGCCCGCGCGCCCTCGATGGCGTTGATGGAGTGATGGACGACGGAGAGGAGCTGGAAGCTGAAGGGGAACATGTCCGCGGCCAGGCGGGTGTCGACCACCTCATCCGGATTGATCCCGGCCTCCTGGCACCAGGTGCGCCCCTTGCCGATGAAGGCTGAAACGGCGCCAACGGTCTGAATCATGGAACCGACGCTGACGTCGTAGAGCGATATCGCCATTCCCGTTTCTCCTTCATTCACAGGCTGGTCTCGGCGGGCGGCCCGCAGGGGGCGGGTCTTCGGCCCGGAACCCGGACAAGCTTTTCTTCACGGTTGACGGGCACTCTGTCCAGACCGGACATGGGGAGCCGGTCGGATCAGGCTCCGGAAATCTAGCCGATGGCGATGGTAAGCGACAGTCGGCCCTTGGGGGCAGGCGGCCAGAGCCTTGGCCGTCGCCTCTGGCGTCTGCTGTCTGAAAGTCCTGTCCAGGACGCCCTGGCGGGCTTGGCCGTCGCGGGCGCTGCAAGCCCTCACTTCGAGGGGCGCGCCCTCCTGGCCTGGCTGGGATTCGTCATCGCGAGTTCAGCGGCCGAGTGCCTGCTCATGGCCAGGGGCCGTGAAAGGCCTCTGCTGAAGGACCTCCTCGAGTTGTCCCGAAGCCTCGTCTTCACAGCGCTCGGCGCGGCCCTGATGTGGAGCGGAGAGGGGGAAGCCCCGCTCCTGGGCATCGCCATCTGGGGCGCCATGGCCTTCCGGACGCTCATCGTAGACTACCGGCGTCCCATCCAACTCCTGATCCGTCTCGGCCCCCCCATGACCGCCGGGATCGGCAGGCAATTCTTCCTCTCCCTGGAGCACATCGCGGCCAGGTCGCCAAAGCTGATACTGGCGGACATTTGCCTGCTTCTCTTCATCCTGGCCGCGACCCTGACGGGCTTCATGAGCCTACGCGAGCGCCGGCGGGCCTACGAGCGGGTGCTGGCCGAGAGCAGCGAGAAGACCCGCCAGGTCGAGGACGCCCACCGGGTGGCCCTGCTGGCGGAACAGCTGGTGGGCTCGGGACACTTCCGGTTCGACATCAGAACCTTCGTGACCACCTTCTCCGCAGGCCTCTACGAACTCTATGGTTTCGACCCGTCAGAAGGCCGGCCCAGGCTGGACGTCATCCTCTCGCTCTTTGAGGAGGGCGACCAGACCCGGACCCGGGAGATGATCGCCGAGGTGGTGAACACCCGAGCGCCGGTTCGGATCGAGGCCCGTTGCCGGCTCCAGGACGGTCGCGAGAAGGTCATCCTGACCCAGACCAATCCCGAGTTCAACGAGGCCGGCGAGGTGATCGCCATCTTCGGGATCTCCATGGACGTGACCGAGGCTCGCCGGCGCGAGGCCGCCCTCGCCGACAGCGAGGCGCAGCTGCGGCTGCTGGCGGACAATGTCACCGACATCGTGATCTGGGTCAGCGCCGGCGGACGAATCCTCTACGTCTCGCCGTCGGTGGAGACCCTAGGATACACGCCTGACGAAATGGTCGGTCGGGCTTCGATCGACTTCATCCATCCGGACGATCATGGCGAGGCCACCCGCCTGCTGAACCGTGTCTTCGAGGACCGCCAGCCAGAGGCGGGTCACCGGGGCGAGTTCAGGTTCCTCAACGTCCGGGCCTCCGGCGATCCGGTCTGGCTTGAAGGCTACGCCCGGGCGATCCGGGATCCCGAAGGCAGGCCCAGGTCAGCCGTCATCAACTTCCGGGACGTGACGGTTCGTCGGGAGCTCGAGGAGGACCTGCGTCGGGCCAAGACCCGCGCGGAAGCGGCCGCGGAGGCCAAGAGCGAGTTCCTGGCGAACATGAGCCATGAGATCCGCACGCCGCTGACCGGGGTGATCGGGTTCTCCGCGCTCCTGGCGCAGGTACCGAAGCTTCCGGATACGGCGCGAGGTTATGTCCGGAAGGTCATCAGCAGCGGCGAGGCCCTGCTGACGGTGGTCAATGACATCCTTGATTTCTCGAAGCTGGAAGCCGGACAGGTGGACCTGGACCCCGCCCCGTTCCATGTCGAGGACTTCCTTGAGGAGGTCGTCGGCCTGTTCGGGGCCCAGGCCTTGGCCAAGGGACTGCGCCTGGAAACCCGCATCGCGGAGAGGACGCCGGAGTACCTGTTCGCGGACCGCTCACGGGTCCAACAGGTGCTGTCCAACCTGCTCAGCAACGCCATCAAGTTCACGGAGACGGGGTCGATTGTGGTCCACGCCCGGTATAGCTGGGACAAGCCCGGACTGGAGATCTCGGTCACCGACACCGGGGTCGGGATCCATGAAGACCAGGTGGAGAAGCTCTTCCAGAGGTTCACCCAGGCGGACGGGTCGATCAGCCGCCAGTACGGGGGCACCGGCCTAGGGCTTTCGATCTCCCGGCAACTGACGACCCTGATGGGCGGTTCCATCTCCATCGCCTCGGCCCCGGGGGCCGGCTCAACCTTCACCTTCGACTTCCTGGCGCCGCAGGCCGATGGGCCCGCTCCGGCCGCTGTCGAGGCATCGCCCGCGAACGAAAGCGGAGAGAGCCTGAAGATCCTGGTGGTCGATGACCTGGACGCCAACCGGGAGCTGGTGCGCGCGCTGCTGGAGGCCGTGGGGCAGGAGGTCGAGGAGGCCTCCGGCGGAGCCCAGGCCGTCTCCATGGCGGTGCGCCAGACCTACGACCTGATCCTGATGGATCTCCAGATGCCGGGCATGGACGGCTTCGCCACCACGCGGGCGATCCGGCAGCTGTCGCAGGAAAACCGGTCGACCCCCATCGTCGCCCTGTCGGCCAATGTCCTGCCCGAGCACGTCGCCGAGGCCGAGAAGGCGGGCATGAACGACCATATCGGGAAGCCCATCGTCCCGGCGCGGCTTATCGCGACCCTGAACCGCTGGGGGGGCGTGCGCGTCGGATCGGAGCCGGCCTCGGGCGACAGCTGACGAAGCGCGGCTTTCCGACGTCCCGTCTCCGTTCTAGGCTGAAAAGGTCCAGGGAGAGGCCACATGATCCGACGCCGAGACCTCCTGCTTTCGGCAGGCGCCGCCGCAGCCGCAGGCCCCGCCTTCGCCGCCGGCGCTCCCGGCGTTGTCCGGGTGCGCCTTGTCACCCGGCTTGGCGACATCCTGCTGGAGCTCAGGGGCGACAAGGCGCCCGCCACCACCGCCAACTTCCTCCGCTATGTGGATGAGAAGCGGATGGACAAGGGAACCTTCTACCGCCGGTCCGTCCCGCCGGGGGCGACCGAGTTCGATTACGGCGTCATCCAGGGCGGCCTGCAGAACAACCCGGCCTGGGTGCTGCCCCCCGTCCGGCATGAATCCACCAGCCGGACCGGCCTGAAACACACGGACGGCGCCATCTCCATGGGCCGGCGGGCGCCTGGGTCGGCGACCTCGGACTTCTTCATCTGCGCCGGCGAGCAGGCCTACCTGGACGCCGATCCGGCCGCCAAGGGCGACAACCTGGGCTTCGCCTGCTTCGGCTATGTGGCGGAGGGTATGGAGACGGTGCACAAGATCCTGGCCCAGCCGGTCTCGCCCACCGCAGGGGTGGGGACCATGAAGGGCGAAATGCTGCGGAATCCCCTGCCGATCACTGCGCGCCGGGCCTGAGGTTCAGGCGAGCTTCCCCGGAAAGGCGGCGAGCAGCCGGGCGAGGCCGGGCTCGTCCACCTGGGTGGCCGCCTCAGCCGAAGCCATCCACCGGCGTTCGCGCTGGTGGGCCTCGGGCCAGGCGTCATGGATCTCGACAACCTCCAGCGGGTAAACCTCCACCCGAACCGGCTGCAGCTGTCCCCCGGAGAGGCGCTTGTCATAGTCAAAGACGCCGATCTTGCGAGCGCGTGTCCGGCCCTCGACCCCCGCCTCCTCCCAGGCCTCGCGGGCGGCGGCCTGGTGCGGCTTGAGGTCCTTCATGGGCCAGCCCTTGGGAATGACCCAACGACGGGTTTCCCGGGAGGTGATCATCAGGATCTCGACCCCTCCCTCCGCGCACCGCCGCCACGGCAGGGCCGCATACTGGCTCAGGCGGCGAGCGGGATTGCGGGGGATCTGGCCTGGCTTCATTGCGGCTCCGGCAGGGGCATGGCCGACCACACCCGCAGAGTCGCTGCACGGATGCAAGCCCGTATCCCGCCCGAGACCCCGATCACAGCCCCTTGCCCATCGGCCGGGCTTGTGACACCTGCCGGTCACACCCCAGCGAGAGCGCCATGACCGATCCCCAGCCCGCCTCCGTCTATGACCTGGCCCACGAGGACCAGGCGGAGAACCTCGCCACCTTCGCCATCCTCGTCGACAACGAACCTGGCGTCCTGCACCGGCTGGTCGGCCTGTTCGCCGCCCGGGGCTACAACATCGAGAGCCTGACGGTGGCCGAGACCGACCGCAAGGCGCACACCAGCCGGGTCACCATCGTCACCCGGGGCGCGCCCCAGGTCCTGACCCAGATCGAGGCCCAGCTGCAGAAGATGGTCGCAACCCGTCACGTCCAGGACGTGACGCGCGATCCCAACGGGCTGGAACGGGAGTTGGCCCTGGTCAAGGTGCGCGGCCTGGGCGCCGAGCGCGTCGAGGCCCTTCGGATCAGCGAGATCTTCCGCGCCCGGGTGCTGGACACGACCATCGACAGCTTCATCTTCGAGGTCACCGGGGCCTCGTCGAAGATCGACAAGTTCATTGACCTGATGCGCCCCCTGGGCCTGGTTGAGCTGGCCCGTACGGGGGTGCTGTCCATCACCCGGGGCGTCGAGACCGTCTGAAACGAAAACGGCCCGGGACCTTCGCCCCGGGCCGCAATCTCTTGGGTCGTGTTCTGGCTCAGGCCAGCAGGCGGACCCTGTAGAGCAGGGCGCCGATCACGGCGCCGATCGCCGGGGCGACGAAGAACAGCCAGAGGTGCGCCAGGGCCGGTCCGCCGACCAGCACCGCGGGGCCGAAGCTCCGGGCCGGGTTCACCGACACGCCCGTCACCTGGATGCCGACAATGTGGATGACGGCCAGGGTCACGCCGATCGCGACGCCGGCGAAGCCTGCGGGCGCCTTTTCGGAGGTCGAGCCCAGGATCACGATCACGAAGAGCGCGGTCATGACGATCTCGAAGAGCAGGGCCGACTGCATGCTGAACTCACCGAGATATCCCGGGCCAAAGCCATTCTGCCCGAGGTTGGTGGTCTGGCCGCTGACCACGGCGAGGACGGCGGCCGCCGCCAGGGCGCCCGCGAACTGCGCCACCCAGTAGGTGACCATGTCCCGGCCATTCATGCGGCCTGCGATGAAGGCCGCCAGGCTGACGGCCGGATTGACGTGGCAGCCCGAGATCGAGCCGATGCCGTAGGCCATGGCGATGATGGCCCCGCCGAAGGCGATGGAGATTCCCAACTGTCCCACATTGTCGAATCCGCCGAGCACAGCGGAGCCGCAGCCGAACAGGACAAGCGTAAAGGTGCCGATGAATTCGGCGAGCATCTTGGACATTTCACCCTCCCTCCGTGGTGTTTGGAGGTTCACTGAGAACACCCTTACGGTGAACAGTGAATTAACCCTCTCGCCTGCGACCGTATCCGACGTCCGGGGGGATTGAGAAGTCCGGCGTGAAAGCCTATCTCTCGGGTGTCCGGTTCGCCGGACTATGGGGATAAACGCGCACGAAATAAGCGGACTGGACCCGGGTGCGATTCCCGGCGGCTCCACCAAAACCTTTCCCCCGCTCCGGCGGGGCGGTGCGGGGCCGATCAGCATCGACAGACGTGTAAAGGTGTTGCTTTCTCCCGGCCTGGCCCACCGTTTCGGGCTTTAAACTAACTGCGAACGATAACTTCGCTGAAGAAGTTCGTCTGGCCGCGTAAGCGACCCGACGGGTTTCGACCTGAAGCCCTGGCGTCTTAGCAGCGTCAGGCGGGGCTCGGAGGGGGCCTGGCAACAGAACCCCTCCACTTTCCCAAGCCCTGCAGACATTTGCCCCTGGCTTCGCGCTGGGGATGGCGACTTGCGCCCGGCGCCGGGGGCGCTAGTTTGGCCCCAGAACCGCGCCCGACAGGATCCGAATGGCCCAGGAACCCCCCGCACAGGACCTGATGAACTACGAGGGCATGGCCCAGGACGCCCTGCGGGGCGTGGTCAAGGCCGCGCTCCTGCGCGCAGGGGCCCCGGGTGGCCTGCCCGGCGCCCATCACTTCTACCTGACCTTCAAGACCGGCGCGCCGGGCGTGGAGGGGCCGGAAGAGCTCCTGTCCCGCTATCCGGACGAGATGACCATCGTCCTCCAGCACCAGTTCTGGGACCTGGAGGTCGGAGACCGAGATTTTGGGGTGACCCTGAAGTTTGGCGGCCGGCCCCAGTCCCTGGTGGTGCCCTACGCCGCCATGACGCGCTTCTACGATCCCAGCGTCCAGTTCCTGCTGCAGTTCGACGCCGAGGCGGGCCCCGGGCCCCAGGCTGCGCCAGCCCCAGCGCCGCTGGCGGCCGCCCCGTCCTCCGCCGGCGTCGCCGACGCGGACCCCGAGGCGCCGAACGTCGTGTCCCTTGATCAGTTCCGGAAGAAGTGAGGCCTGACCGTGTCCGACACCCCCAAGGAGACCGGCGCCACATCGGCGGATGAGCCCCTTACCGACGAGGCGATCCTGGCCCGTTTCCACCGGACCAAGAACCAGCCCACGGGCTCCCAGACCCTGGGGTTCCGCATCACGGCGGTCAGCCAGGCCGAGAAATCCGTCGAGGTGGCCTTCGAGGCCCGGGCCGAGCTGCTCCTGAACCCGATGAAGCAGATCCAGGGCGGCTATCTCTGCGCCATGCTTGATGAATGCATGTCCGTGGCCTGCATGGTCGCCTCGGGCATGACCCATGTAGCCCCCACCGCCGAGATGAAGACCTCCTTCTTCCGTCCTGCCCAGCCGGGACCGATCCGCGGCGTGGGACGGGTGGCGAAGTGGGGGCGGACACTGGCCTTCACCGAGGGCGAGCTCTACGACCCCGAGGGTCGTCTCCTGGCCAAGGCGACCGGCACAGCGGTCCCCACTCCCTTCAAGTCCTACAAGAGCTAGATGCGCCTCCGGGCCCTCCCTCTCCTTCTCTTCATCGCCCTGCTGCAGGCGGTCGCCGGGCAGGCGGCGGCGGAGTCCCCCTTCCGGAACTGGGGCGCGATGGTCATCGCCGGGGACTGGAAAGGCGCCAACGGAGGTCCCACGGAGGCCTTCGACAACGCCCGGCGCGACGTCTCGGCTGAGCTTGTCCGGATGGGGTTCGAACCGGGCAACATCCTCCAGTACTCGGTGCGGCCCGAACGCTATGGCAAGGAGAAGCTGGCCAAGTCTGACATCCGGGCGATCTTCGAGGGGATGGGCCAACTTGCGGCCCGGACACCCGATGGCTGCCTCGTCTACCTGACGACCCACGGCGCCCCGCAGGGCGCAGTCATCGACCAGTCCCTCCTGCCGCCCGGGATCCTCGCAGCCATCCTTGACCGGACCTGCGGCGCGCGCCCGACCATCGCGGTGATCTCCGCCTGCTTCTCGGGGGTCTTTGT
The sequence above is a segment of the Phenylobacterium parvum genome. Coding sequences within it:
- a CDS encoding HdeD family acid-resistance protein: MTEESEILEALRGRVLRGLEALRGASGWVIGVGAVLIVLGVLALGSQAFATLATVTLVGVAMCLAGLVEIVHGFRQRGTGRAPFWVLLGALYLVCGILVLRNPTLAAGVLTLMLGAGLAASGIVRIALAFQVRQVTDAWGWLAASGAATLLLGLVVLLQWPASSLTILGLLLGIDLLFAGFGWVRVGLGLRRLTGPVASA
- a CDS encoding DUF1993 domain-containing protein — protein: MAISLYDVSVGSMIQTVGAVSAFIGKGRTWCQEAGINPDEVVDTRLAADMFPFSFQLLSVVHHSINAIEGARAGEFGPPGPKELDYAGLEALVADALARLKALSPEEVNALEGKDVVFRIGQGQIPFTAEGFLMSFSLPNLHFHAATAYDILRQKGAPLGKRDYLGAMKLKA
- a CDS encoding PaaI family thioesterase produces the protein MSDTPKETGATSADEPLTDEAILARFHRTKNQPTGSQTLGFRITAVSQAEKSVEVAFEARAELLLNPMKQIQGGYLCAMLDECMSVACMVASGMTHVAPTAEMKTSFFRPAQPGPIRGVGRVAKWGRTLAFTEGELYDPEGRLLAKATGTAVPTPFKSYKS
- a CDS encoding SOS response-associated peptidase, whose amino-acid sequence is MCNEYQLKVRRADYDAAFRGAGVDILWRDAEPNRPPDRPFRPTDRAPILRRAAPGAGLEGLEARWWLVPGFHRGPASDWKAMCTNARIETAATTPAFRESVRSGRCLAPVTSIFEYDAPPGWRKGQPKRRWEVSWPADAASGPVRFLAGLCARSRPADLPQGLDSFAVITRPAGTDMSRIHDRQPVILTLAEGLAWLDRGDLDALPAPGPEGSLVLVEAPRVS
- a CDS encoding SspB family protein translates to MAQEPPAQDLMNYEGMAQDALRGVVKAALLRAGAPGGLPGAHHFYLTFKTGAPGVEGPEELLSRYPDEMTIVLQHQFWDLEVGDRDFGVTLKFGGRPQSLVVPYAAMTRFYDPSVQFLLQFDAEAGPGPQAAPAPAPLAAAPSSAGVADADPEAPNVVSLDQFRKK
- a CDS encoding aquaporin — protein: MSKMLAEFIGTFTLVLFGCGSAVLGGFDNVGQLGISIAFGGAIIAMAYGIGSISGCHVNPAVSLAAFIAGRMNGRDMVTYWVAQFAGALAAAAVLAVVSGQTTNLGQNGFGPGYLGEFSMQSALLFEIVMTALFVIVILGSTSEKAPAGFAGVAIGVTLAVIHIVGIQVTGVSVNPARSFGPAVLVGGPALAHLWLFFVAPAIGAVIGALLYRVRLLA
- a CDS encoding NUDIX hydrolase, which gives rise to MKPGQIPRNPARRLSQYAALPWRRCAEGGVEILMITSRETRRWVIPKGWPMKDLKPHQAAAREAWEEAGVEGRTRARKIGVFDYDKRLSGGQLQPVRVEVYPLEVVEIHDAWPEAHQRERRWMASAEAATQVDEPGLARLLAAFPGKLA
- a CDS encoding acetolactate synthase 3 large subunit gives rise to the protein MTAQTQTLTAASAETLTGAEIVVRALVDQGVEVLFGYPGGAVLPIYDALFNEPRLQHVLVRHEQGATHAAEGYARSTGKPGVVLVTSGPGATNAVTGIVDALMDSIPLVVITGQVATHLIGTDAFQECDTIGITRSITKHNYLVKDPADLPRVMHEAFHIATSGRPGPVVIDIPKDVQFGKAAYQGPGEVKHAHNYRPRTQGDPTRIAEAVQLIAGARRPILYTGGGVINAGPRAAALLREFAALTGAPVTSTLMGLGAFPASDDKWLGMLGMHGSFEANNAMHDCDVMVAIGARFDDRVTGKLDAFSPGSRKIHIDIDPSSISKNVRADIGIVGDAASVLEDMIAAWKARGLSNDAGALAEWWRQIEAWRARKSFRYAPSADSIKPQYAIERLYALTRDKDVYITTEVGQHQMWAAQFFHFEEPNRWMTSGGLGTMGYGLPAAVGVQLAHPDSLVIDIGGDASVQMTMQEMSTAIQYGLPIKIFILNNEWMGMVRQWQQLLHGERYSHSYSASLPDFVKMAEAFGCLGLRARTPAELDDAIRQMIDYPGPVIFDCCVTKEENCFPMIPSGKAHNDMILAEETRDLGSIIDDAGKRLV
- a CDS encoding peptidylprolyl isomerase, with amino-acid sequence MIRRRDLLLSAGAAAAAGPAFAAGAPGVVRVRLVTRLGDILLELRGDKAPATTANFLRYVDEKRMDKGTFYRRSVPPGATEFDYGVIQGGLQNNPAWVLPPVRHESTSRTGLKHTDGAISMGRRAPGSATSDFFICAGEQAYLDADPAAKGDNLGFACFGYVAEGMETVHKILAQPVSPTAGVGTMKGEMLRNPLPITARRA
- a CDS encoding C13 family peptidase encodes the protein MRLRALPLLLFIALLQAVAGQAAAESPFRNWGAMVIAGDWKGANGGPTEAFDNARRDVSAELVRMGFEPGNILQYSVRPERYGKEKLAKSDIRAIFEGMGQLAARTPDGCLVYLTTHGAPQGAVIDQSLLPPGILAAILDRTCGARPTIAVISACFSGVFVPDLGGANRMVMTAARPDRTSFGCGQSNRYPFFDECFLQSAPSSRDFPALADRIRTCVTEREVKEGMRPPSEPQVFIGAQLRPVLPFYVFPARSPP
- a CDS encoding ATP-binding protein, whose protein sequence is MAMVSDSRPLGAGGQSLGRRLWRLLSESPVQDALAGLAVAGAASPHFEGRALLAWLGFVIASSAAECLLMARGRERPLLKDLLELSRSLVFTALGAALMWSGEGEAPLLGIAIWGAMAFRTLIVDYRRPIQLLIRLGPPMTAGIGRQFFLSLEHIAARSPKLILADICLLLFILAATLTGFMSLRERRRAYERVLAESSEKTRQVEDAHRVALLAEQLVGSGHFRFDIRTFVTTFSAGLYELYGFDPSEGRPRLDVILSLFEEGDQTRTREMIAEVVNTRAPVRIEARCRLQDGREKVILTQTNPEFNEAGEVIAIFGISMDVTEARRREAALADSEAQLRLLADNVTDIVIWVSAGGRILYVSPSVETLGYTPDEMVGRASIDFIHPDDHGEATRLLNRVFEDRQPEAGHRGEFRFLNVRASGDPVWLEGYARAIRDPEGRPRSAVINFRDVTVRRELEEDLRRAKTRAEAAAEAKSEFLANMSHEIRTPLTGVIGFSALLAQVPKLPDTARGYVRKVISSGEALLTVVNDILDFSKLEAGQVDLDPAPFHVEDFLEEVVGLFGAQALAKGLRLETRIAERTPEYLFADRSRVQQVLSNLLSNAIKFTETGSIVVHARYSWDKPGLEISVTDTGVGIHEDQVEKLFQRFTQADGSISRQYGGTGLGLSISRQLTTLMGGSISIASAPGAGSTFTFDFLAPQADGPAPAAVEASPANESGESLKILVVDDLDANRELVRALLEAVGQEVEEASGGAQAVSMAVRQTYDLILMDLQMPGMDGFATTRAIRQLSQENRSTPIVALSANVLPEHVAEAEKAGMNDHIGKPIVPARLIATLNRWGGVRVGSEPASGDS
- the ilvN gene encoding acetolactate synthase small subunit, giving the protein MTDPQPASVYDLAHEDQAENLATFAILVDNEPGVLHRLVGLFAARGYNIESLTVAETDRKAHTSRVTIVTRGAPQVLTQIEAQLQKMVATRHVQDVTRDPNGLERELALVKVRGLGAERVEALRISEIFRARVLDTTIDSFIFEVTGASSKIDKFIDLMRPLGLVELARTGVLSITRGVETV